GAACCGTGTGATTGGCCGCAAACAACTCGCTGGTGGTTTGAAAATCAATGCCATAAAAGCATGGGAACCGCAACGGCGGACTGGCGATGCGCAGGTGAACCTCCGCAGCTCCGGCTTCTTTTAGTAATCTCACGATTTGTTTGGAAGTGGTTCCGCGCACAATCGAATCATCGACCAAAACGATCCGCTTCCCGGCAACGACCGGTTTGATGACGCTCAACTTCATTTTGACGCTTTTTTCACGCAATGCCTGTGTCGGTTGAATGAATGTCCGCGCCACATACTGGCTCTTGACCAGCCCCATTTCGTAAGGAATACCACTGGCCTTGGCATAGCCAATCGCGGCTGACAATGATGAATTAGGCACACCGACAACAATATCGGCGTCGGCCGGTTGTTCCTTGGCCAAACGTTCACCCATGCGTACGCGCGCCTGGTGAACGTTGATGCCATGAATGTCAGAATCCGGACGGGCAAAGTAGATATATTCCATTGAGCAAACGGCCAGCGTGGTATCTGTCGTGAAATGATCAAGGTGCAACCCGGCGTCGTCAATTGTAATTAATTCACCGGGTTGAACATCGCGAACAAAGTCGGCGCCAACCGCATCTAAGGCAGCCGTTTCACTGCAAACGATGTACCCACCATCTGGCATGACACCAACCACCATCGGTCGAAAGCCATGGGGATCAACGGCTGCATACAAGCCATGCTCGGTCAGCAAAACAAATGCAAAACCGCCGTGAACTTCATTCAGCGCGGTTTTTAATTGAACCAACCAAGGCTTGCCGACCTGGCGACGAATCAAATGCATGAGCACTTCGGTATCCGAAGTCGATTGAAAAATGGCACCTTGATCTTCAAGTTCCCGCCGCAAGCTAATCGCATTGGTCAAATTGCCATTGTGCGCTAAAGCGATTGACTCATCAGAAAACCGGAAAAGCAACGGTTGGATATTTTCAAGTACGCGGCCACCTGCTGTTGAATAGCGGACATGGCCCAAAGCTGCCCGCCCCATCAATGGCCGTAATTGATCGGTGTTGGTAAACACTTCACTCAGCAGTCCCAAACCATAATGGCGCCGCATGCCTTCTTTGGTAAGGCCGACGATGCCGGCGCCTTCCTGTCCCCGATGTTGCAGCGTGTGCATGCCTAGATGGGTAATACTGGCAGCGTTGGGATTACCCCAAATACCAAAGACGCCGCATTCTTCATTTAAGCCTTTTGGTTCATGTACCATGGGAGTGCCTCCTCAAATGCAGTTTGAAGCTGGCTCAAGGCCACCGAAAATTGATGACTGACCGTTGTGACGTCGAATTGTGGTGCTGCCTGGACATGGCCAATCAGTTTGGCCGAACCGTTTAAAGCTTCGAATGCTGCTTGATTCTCTGGTGCCACCGTTATCAAGAAGCGGCCTTGGGTCTCGGAAAAGCCCCAGCTGGTTGGCAACGTCACCTTAATCTTGGCGCCCAGACCATTGGCAAAGCCCATTTCTGCAAGTGCCACCAGCAAACCGCCGTCGCTCAAATCATGGGCAGCAGTGACCAAGTGCTGACGAATTGCGTTTAAAACAAATGCCTGATTGGTCTGCTCTGCTTCTAAATCAAAATCGAACAATCGACCGGAAACGCCACCGGTTTGCAATTTTTGCAACTCACTACCGTTAAAGTCGCCATGCGTTTCACCAACCAGATAGATCAAATCATCGGCGTGCTTAAAGGCTGCTGTCGTGATGGTGCCGAGATCTTCAATCAGCCCCACCATCCCGATCATCGGCGTCGGATAAATCGCGTGCCCATTCGTTTCGTTATACAGTGACACATTACCTGAAATTACTGGTGCATTAAACGCTTTGGTTGCCTGAATAATGCCTTTAGCTGCTTCGGCAAGTTCATAAAACGCTTCAGGCTTGGTCGGATCGCCAAAGTTGAGGCAATCGGTAATGCCCAATGGCTCTGCACCGCTGGCAACCAGATTCCGTGCGGCCTCGGCGACACTCATTGCGGCACCGACTTGCGGATCCAGATAGAGATACCGTCCCTTACTGTCGGTCGTCATCGCTAGTGCCCGATGCGTCCCGCGCACGCGAATAACTGCGGCATCACTGCCTGGAAGAACCACGGTATTGGTTTGCACTTGCGCGTCATAGCGCCGGTACAAGGATGCCTTGTCGGCAATAGTCGGCATCGCCATCATTGCTTTCCAGGTTGCGACCGGATCTGTCACAATCGGATCAAAATCAGGCGCCGGGTTAGCCAGACGCTCCGGCTGCTTAGCCTCTTGTTCATAAACCGGGGCATCATCGGTTAAAGAGCTAACCGGCACGTCACAAACCAATTTGCCATGGTGATAAAGTTTGTATTGATGCCCTTCGATCACGTGGCCAACAACTGCTGCATCTAAATCATAGGCAGCAAAGACATCCAAAACTTCTTGTTCAAAACCGGCACGAACACAAAGCAGCATGCGTTCCTGCGACTCGGATAACATAATCTCAAATGGGGTCATGTTGGCTTCACGCTGCGGAATCAAATCAAGATCCAAGGCCATGCCGCTATTGGCTTTGCCGGCCATTTCGACACTGGACGAAACCAACCCTGCTGCACCCATGTCCTGAATGCCGACAAGCGCCTGCTGATGTTGTTGGGTAATCTCAAGGCATGCATCCATCAGTAGTTTCTCCATAAATGGATCGCCGACCTGAACGGCTGAGCGATCCGCCGCCTCGTCATCGGAAAATTCACTGGAAGCAAAGCTGGCACCATTAATGCCATCCCGACCGGTTTTGGCACCGACATAAATCAAGGCATTACCGACGCCCGCCGCTTTGCCTTTTTGAATCTGATCCTTATCCATGATGCCCACACACATCGCATTCACCAGCGGATTGCGCGTGTAACTGCCATCAAAATTGGTTTCGCCACCCACTGTCGGAATGCCGATCGCGTTGCCATAACCGCCAATCCCAGCAACAATCCGGTCAACCAGATGCTGCGTGTGCGGTTGATTAAGATCGCCAAAAGCCAGTGAATCCAGCATCGCTACAGGCTTAGCACCAATGGAGAAAATGTCGCGGATAATCCCGCCGACACCGGTTGCGGCACCTTCATAAGGTTCGACGGCGGAAGGGTGATTATGGCTTTCGGCTTTAAACACTACTGCCTTGCCTTCACCGATATCAATGACGCCGGCGCCTTCACCAGGCCCCATCAAAACCCGTTCATTTTTGGTCCAGAACTGGCGCAGGATCGGTTTGCTGTACTTATAAGCACAGTGTTCACTCCACATGCCGCTTGCCAAACCGATTTCAGTGTCATTAGGTTGATGGCCGATTAATTCGGCAAAACGCTCATACTCAGGTTCAGTCAATCCCAAGTCAAGATAGGATTTCTTTTCGGCAATGGCCATTGGACTCATTTCAACGTGTGCCACGAATGTCGGCTCCTTTCGTTTGTTGGATAAGCGAATGAAAGACGCCTAATCCATCAGTTCCGCCAAGTAAGGCTTCAACTGCACGTTCCGGATGCGGCATCATCCCTAAAACATTTCCCGCCGCATTGGTCACACCTGCAATGTCATGAACACTACCATTCGGATTGTCGACGTACCGAAACACCACTTGGCCATTAGCTTCGAGCTCCGCCAACGTTTCGGGATCGGCATAATAATTGCCTTCACCATGGGCAATCGGCAACGTCAACTGTTCGCCGACCTGATATTGATTCGAGAATGCCGTGTCCGCGCGATCAACGGTCAACGCCACCGGCTCGCAGATAAAGTTCAGATCGCGATTCCACTGCAAGGACCCTGGCAACAAACCGGCTTCAGTTAAAATCTGAAAGCCATTGCAGATACCAAGCACATACCCGCCAGCATCCGCAAAATCTTTTAGCGCCGTCATGACGGGTGAAAACCGGGCGATGGCACCGCTGCGCAAATAATCACCGTAAGAAAAACCGCCGGGTACCATCACAACGTCGTAACTGCTTAAATCGGTTTGATCCTGCTTGATCAATTCACAGTCGGCACCGGCAATTTGCTGCACTGCCCACTGCAAATCCAGATCACAATTGGATCCGGGAAAAGAAATAACGGCCGCTTTCATGCCTCATCCTCCGTGATTGGCTCCAAGTCAAAGCGATAAGTTTCCATATTGACGTTAGCAAGCAACTGATCACAAATCGTATCGACTTGCTTTCGTACCGCTGCTTCGGTGCCGCTAAGCTTTAATTCGAAATATTTACCATACAAGACGTCATCAACATTGTGATAATCCATCCGGCTTAAGGCCGTTTTGATGACTTCAGCCTTGGGATCTAACACAGAAGGTTTGTAGGTCACGTAAACTTTAGCTTTAAACATGAGCAGCTCCTTTTTCTTGTAGTCGATTAAGCACTTCTTGATAAACCGGTGTTAGCGGACCCCGATTTTGGCGAAAAACGTCTTTATCAAGCGACGCGCCTGTCTGTTGGTCAACCAAGCGGAAATTATCCGGTGACAATTCGTCTGCTAATACCAATGTGCCATCTTTTAACGTCCCATACTCAAGCTTGAAATCAACCAAGGTGATGCCGACTTCATTGAAGCGTTTTGTTAAATAAGCGTTGATACGATCGGTTAATGAACGAACTTCGCGTAATTGTTCAGGCGTTGCCTCATGTAAAGCAAAAATTTGTGCCTCGTTCATGAATGGATCGCCTAGTTCATCAGATTTGTAATAGTATTCGTGGATCGGCGGGTCGAGCTTCATCATCGGCTTCACATTGAATTTCGTGACAAAGTGTCCTGATGCATAATTACGTACGACCACTTCCAGCGGCAGCATCGTTGCCTTCTTGACGATCATCGTGGTGGCATCTGGCGAATCAATGTAGTGAGTTGGGATCCCGGCGGCTGCCAACTCCTTAAACAACAAGGTCGAAATAGCGCGATTTAGTTCACCTTTATGATCAATCTGCGCCTTCTTTTCTCCGTTTAAAGCCGTGGCCTGATTGGTGTAAGCCATCCATAAAACATCCGGATCGTCAGTCGCAAAAACCTGCTTGGCTTTGCCGGTATACAGTAACGTTGTCTTCTTCACCATGCTGCCTCCATTTGTTTAAGTATGTCCAAAACATTGCGATCATCGGTCACCGTGATGTGCCCCATCTTACGGCCAGGGCGAATCTCGGCCTTGCCATAATCATGCATGTGCCATTCGGGATGCTGCAGCCACTTTGCTTTGGCCTGGGTTAAATCGTCACCAAGCAAATTGCGCATCACCGCTGGCTGCTTCAATTTGATCGGCGGGATTGGCAGGCCACAGATGCTCAGAATGTGCGCATCGAACTGGGAAAAGTTACATGCTTCAATCGAATAGTGGCCGGAGTTATGTGGCCGCGGTGCCAGCTCGTTGGCAATGACGTTATCCCCTTCAAGGAAAAGCTCAACGCCCATCACACCGCGTAAGTCAAGTCCTAAGGCAATTTTGGTCGCCAAGTCATCGATCTTATGCGCTAACACCGGTGAAATGCTCGGCGCCGGTGCTAAAGTGAGATGCAAAATATGATTTTTGTGCCGATTTTCAACAATCGGGAAAACTCGGACTTGATCGCGACCATCACGCGTGATCATGACAGAGGCTTCGCGATCGAATTGCTGGCGTTTTTCTAAAATGCAGGGACCGTGCGCAAGTATCTTTTCCGCAGCCGGTACATCTGCCAGTGTGTTGATATCTTGTTGGCCGTGTCCGTCATAACCGCCTGTTGTGGTTTTCAGAATCGCTGGCAGGCCGATCTTGGCAATCGCGGTTTTCAGTGTTGCCGGTGAATCAACGGCCGCAAACGATGTTACTGGAACGCCGTGGGTTTCAAGAAAAGTCTTTTCCTTGATGCGGTCTCGGGTCGTTGCTAGAATCGCAGTGCCTTGAGGGATGCGAGTTAAATGTCGGACAGCCTTAAGTGCAGCCAAGTCAACATTTTCGAACTCATAAGTTAAAACATCGGATTCCTTGGCTAACTTGGCCAACGCCGCTTGATCATCATATGGAGCGGTAATTTGAAAATCTGCGACCTGACCTGCGGGTGAGTTCGGGGTCGGCTCCAAAATGCCAACGCGATAGCCCATGGCTTTGGCGCTATGGGCTAACATCCGACCAAGCTGACCACCGCCGATAATGCCGATTGTTGCCGGAGACGTCACCACATCAATCATTTGAGCGCAGCCTCGCTTTCTTCGGCGCGTTTGGTCTGCTCGGCACGAAAGGCTTCGAGACGTTGGGTTAATGCCTCATCTGTCAAAGCTAGGATTGAAGCGGCAAATAAAGCAGCATTTACAGCACCGGCATCACCGATGGCCATGGTTCCGACTGGCACTCCGCCGGGCATCTGGACAATCGATAACAAACTATCAACGCCATTTAATGTTCGGGTTTTAATTGGCACCCCGATGACAGGCAAAAGGGTGTTGGCTGCGAGCATCCCCGGTAAATGAGCCGCACCGCCTGCTCCAGCAATAATCACCCTAAAGCCTTGATTAGCCGCTTGCTTACCGAATTCCGCAAGCTTATCCGGCATGCGGTGCGCCGAAATGACATGCTTTTCATAAGGAATTTCCAGCGCCGTCAATTGCGTTGCAACCTGTTGCATGGTTGGCCAATCGGAGCTTGAGCCCATGACCACAGCTACTTTCTGCATCTTGTTCCCTGCTTTCTTTAAGATATTTTGAGAATAGCACGTTCAGAAACAACATTCAACCGTAAAATGGAACTATATTGGACTTATTCCAAATTAATGTTCGTGTTTTACTAGCGATATAATTCTTGCAGTGCCTAAAACTTGAATCATTGCTAACTTCAATGGGAAAATTTGGCTGCGTAAAGCGCTTCAAATTTAGCAACTGCCGCGCTAATCATCTTTAGTTTTCTTGAAAACAAAAAAATCGGCTCCAAAGATTTGTTTCATCTTTGGAACCGATTTAAGGCCTAGATGCCTAACCCCTTACAATACGGGGAGACAAGAACCAGCCAGTCATTTTTACGAATGATGCAACGGCTTAAGCTGCTTTGGTAGAAAGCGACTTGCCATCTTTGGCAATAAAGAGTTGTGGCGCGACCGTTAGCAAAATGCCGACAACGACAATCGCCAATACGGTACTGAACAGCGCAGATCCGCCGTTAACGATCAACGAATAGATCCAGGCATTCATGCCCTTTGGTGCATAACTGCCCCAGAAAACAACACCAGCGATAAAGTGAATGAAGTACTTAGCAAAAGTACCGATGATAATACCGGCAAAAGCATAGCCGCTAGCCTTTACCTTTTCACCGCCGCGAACGTTCTTTTGAAAGGCAGCATAGGTCAATCCCATTAAACCAACTAGCGTAAAGGCGATTGGATATTCAAGAAAGCCCTGAATCGGGTTCAGAACACTGCCGCCACTAAGGCCACGCAGAATCAAATCAAGAATGCCCCAGACAAAGCCAGCCCATGCGGCAGGAATCGCCCCACGCCGCATCGCCAGCACCGCAATCGGAATCAAGCCATAATTCAACTCAATCGCCGAAACACCGGTGGTATGCGGAATATACGTCAGCGCCATCGCAAACGCGGCAATAATCGCTGTTTCCAAAATAACAACCAGACGCTTATGTTGTTGCATAAAAAAGCCTCCTAGTGAATCCCCACTCACAAAGAAGGTCGCTTCCGACCGTTCACAAATCCCTACGCTCGCATTAACGAACAGGTTCGAAGGGTCCGGGTCTCCCCGATCTCAGCCAATGGCTCCCCTTTGTGAAGGTTCATCGAATTAATTGATACAACTTTATCCTACCAGACTTTGGAGAAAGGGCAAATATTTTACCCAGAGCAGAGCGCTCACCAGCCCGGTTAGAAACCGGAGCATAAGTGGCCTCAGACCTAAATGGCCGGGCTTTGGCCATTTAGGTCTGAGGTCCTTATGTGGAGGTTTCTGGGCTGGTGAGCGCGTTTTTAAGTGCATCAGGAACTGATCTGTCTTTTACCATTTATGCTTGAGAGGTCCTTACACGCAGGTTTCTGGGCCTGCGAACGCGTTTTATGGAGCTTGAGCCTACTTCAGAACAGCTGCAATCTTGCAACATGAATTTTTTCACTCACCGACTCAACCGCGCCTTTTCTTCACGGTGCAAAGCCTCCAACGACT
Above is a window of Lacticaseibacillus casei DSM 20011 = JCM 1134 = ATCC 393 DNA encoding:
- the purF gene encoding amidophosphoribosyltransferase; the protein is MVHEPKGLNEECGVFGIWGNPNAASITHLGMHTLQHRGQEGAGIVGLTKEGMRRHYGLGLLSEVFTNTDQLRPLMGRAALGHVRYSTAGGRVLENIQPLLFRFSDESIALAHNGNLTNAISLRRELEDQGAIFQSTSDTEVLMHLIRRQVGKPWLVQLKTALNEVHGGFAFVLLTEHGLYAAVDPHGFRPMVVGVMPDGGYIVCSETAALDAVGADFVRDVQPGELITIDDAGLHLDHFTTDTTLAVCSMEYIYFARPDSDIHGINVHQARVRMGERLAKEQPADADIVVGVPNSSLSAAIGYAKASGIPYEMGLVKSQYVARTFIQPTQALREKSVKMKLSVIKPVVAGKRIVLVDDSIVRGTTSKQIVRLLKEAGAAEVHLRIASPPLRFPCFYGIDFQTTSELFAANHTVPEMRDLLNVESLGFLSTQGLEDSVGLPTTAPNGGLCVAYFTGKYPTPLDDYESDLNKEVASLKVNVAEVSA
- the purL gene encoding phosphoribosylformylglycinamidine synthase subunit PurL; this encodes MAHVEMSPMAIAEKKSYLDLGLTEPEYERFAELIGHQPNDTEIGLASGMWSEHCAYKYSKPILRQFWTKNERVLMGPGEGAGVIDIGEGKAVVFKAESHNHPSAVEPYEGAATGVGGIIRDIFSIGAKPVAMLDSLAFGDLNQPHTQHLVDRIVAGIGGYGNAIGIPTVGGETNFDGSYTRNPLVNAMCVGIMDKDQIQKGKAAGVGNALIYVGAKTGRDGINGASFASSEFSDDEAADRSAVQVGDPFMEKLLMDACLEITQQHQQALVGIQDMGAAGLVSSSVEMAGKANSGMALDLDLIPQREANMTPFEIMLSESQERMLLCVRAGFEQEVLDVFAAYDLDAAVVGHVIEGHQYKLYHHGKLVCDVPVSSLTDDAPVYEQEAKQPERLANPAPDFDPIVTDPVATWKAMMAMPTIADKASLYRRYDAQVQTNTVVLPGSDAAVIRVRGTHRALAMTTDSKGRYLYLDPQVGAAMSVAEAARNLVASGAEPLGITDCLNFGDPTKPEAFYELAEAAKGIIQATKAFNAPVISGNVSLYNETNGHAIYPTPMIGMVGLIEDLGTITTAAFKHADDLIYLVGETHGDFNGSELQKLQTGGVSGRLFDFDLEAEQTNQAFVLNAIRQHLVTAAHDLSDGGLLVALAEMGFANGLGAKIKVTLPTSWGFSETQGRFLITVAPENQAAFEALNGSAKLIGHVQAAPQFDVTTVSHQFSVALSQLQTAFEEALPWYMNQKA
- the purQ gene encoding phosphoribosylformylglycinamidine synthase subunit PurQ, producing the protein MKAAVISFPGSNCDLDLQWAVQQIAGADCELIKQDQTDLSSYDVVMVPGGFSYGDYLRSGAIARFSPVMTALKDFADAGGYVLGICNGFQILTEAGLLPGSLQWNRDLNFICEPVALTVDRADTAFSNQYQVGEQLTLPIAHGEGNYYADPETLAELEANGQVVFRYVDNPNGSVHDIAGVTNAAGNVLGMMPHPERAVEALLGGTDGLGVFHSLIQQTKGADIRGTR
- the purS gene encoding phosphoribosylformylglycinamidine synthase subunit PurS, whose amino-acid sequence is MFKAKVYVTYKPSVLDPKAEVIKTALSRMDYHNVDDVLYGKYFELKLSGTEAAVRKQVDTICDQLLANVNMETYRFDLEPITEDEA
- the purC gene encoding phosphoribosylaminoimidazolesuccinocarboxamide synthase, encoding MVKKTTLLYTGKAKQVFATDDPDVLWMAYTNQATALNGEKKAQIDHKGELNRAISTLLFKELAAAGIPTHYIDSPDATTMIVKKATMLPLEVVVRNYASGHFVTKFNVKPMMKLDPPIHEYYYKSDELGDPFMNEAQIFALHEATPEQLREVRSLTDRINAYLTKRFNEVGITLVDFKLEYGTLKDGTLVLADELSPDNFRLVDQQTGASLDKDVFRQNRGPLTPVYQEVLNRLQEKGAAHV
- the purK gene encoding 5-(carboxyamino)imidazole ribonucleotide synthase, with product MIDVVTSPATIGIIGGGQLGRMLAHSAKAMGYRVGILEPTPNSPAGQVADFQITAPYDDQAALAKLAKESDVLTYEFENVDLAALKAVRHLTRIPQGTAILATTRDRIKEKTFLETHGVPVTSFAAVDSPATLKTAIAKIGLPAILKTTTGGYDGHGQQDINTLADVPAAEKILAHGPCILEKRQQFDREASVMITRDGRDQVRVFPIVENRHKNHILHLTLAPAPSISPVLAHKIDDLATKIALGLDLRGVMGVELFLEGDNVIANELAPRPHNSGHYSIEACNFSQFDAHILSICGLPIPPIKLKQPAVMRNLLGDDLTQAKAKWLQHPEWHMHDYGKAEIRPGRKMGHITVTDDRNVLDILKQMEAAW
- the purE gene encoding 5-(carboxyamino)imidazole ribonucleotide mutase, whose amino-acid sequence is MQKVAVVMGSSSDWPTMQQVATQLTALEIPYEKHVISAHRMPDKLAEFGKQAANQGFRVIIAGAGGAAHLPGMLAANTLLPVIGVPIKTRTLNGVDSLLSIVQMPGGVPVGTMAIGDAGAVNAALFAASILALTDEALTQRLEAFRAEQTKRAEESEAALK
- the thiT gene encoding energy-coupled thiamine transporter ThiT, yielding MQQHKRLVVILETAIIAAFAMALTYIPHTTGVSAIELNYGLIPIAVLAMRRGAIPAAWAGFVWGILDLILRGLSGGSVLNPIQGFLEYPIAFTLVGLMGLTYAAFQKNVRGGEKVKASGYAFAGIIIGTFAKYFIHFIAGVVFWGSYAPKGMNAWIYSLIVNGGSALFSTVLAIVVVGILLTVAPQLFIAKDGKSLSTKAA